A stretch of the Natranaerovirga pectinivora genome encodes the following:
- a CDS encoding TetR/AcrR family transcriptional regulator, with product MKTRKKQIDKDLIIETTLALIEKNEGLKDVNLRGIAKAIGCAHTNLYNYFQSFNEIIWEALGRVILKMIAYVETNVGSEIEDDEKIFMLFASVIDFSMDHPGWFRLMWLEEIDGEPPNEVIQILSMPGEGLKGALMKASGNKLTEERAIIIEDILYTYIHGELCKWINNRSFTNNPQETKEKWLSNLKELYSLLMDRG from the coding sequence GTGAAGACAAGAAAAAAACAAATAGATAAAGATTTAATAATAGAGACTACGTTGGCTTTAATAGAAAAAAATGAAGGATTAAAGGATGTTAATTTAAGGGGCATTGCTAAAGCAATTGGATGTGCTCATACCAATCTATATAATTATTTTCAAAGCTTTAATGAAATTATTTGGGAGGCATTGGGTCGTGTTATTTTAAAAATGATTGCATATGTGGAAACTAATGTAGGTTCTGAAATAGAAGACGATGAAAAGATATTTATGCTTTTTGCTTCGGTAATAGACTTTTCGATGGATCATCCCGGTTGGTTTAGATTAATGTGGCTGGAAGAAATAGATGGAGAACCACCTAATGAAGTAATACAAATACTATCTATGCCTGGTGAGGGGTTAAAGGGTGCACTAATGAAAGCAAGTGGTAACAAACTTACCGAGGAGAGGGCCATAATAATTGAAGACATATTATACACTTATATTCACGGAGAACTATGTAAATGGATTAATAATCGTAGTTTTACAAATAACCCACAAGAAACTAAAGAAAAGTGGTTGTCTAATCTTAAGGAATTATATAGTTTGCTAATGGATAGAGGATAA
- a CDS encoding flavodoxin domain-containing protein, which produces MASILLIYKSKTGFTKKYVDWITESITCETISLEQIESVDINNYDIIIYGAGMHASRIQGIKKFKDKVMDLENKKIVVFITGASPCEEEIVSEVKKNNFSADELGKIKIFYFQSGLNYEKMGFGDKSIMKIYSTVLKFKNNKSDIEEGASKAILESYDYSSKEYIKPMVEYLNELINNIITEKV; this is translated from the coding sequence ATGGCATCAATACTACTCATATACAAATCAAAAACAGGGTTTACAAAAAAATATGTGGATTGGATTACTGAATCCATTACTTGTGAGACAATATCATTGGAACAAATAGAAAGTGTAGATATTAATAATTATGACATTATTATTTATGGTGCAGGTATGCATGCTAGCCGAATACAAGGAATCAAGAAATTTAAAGATAAAGTAATGGATTTAGAAAATAAAAAAATAGTTGTTTTTATAACAGGGGCATCACCTTGTGAAGAAGAAATTGTCTCAGAAGTAAAAAAGAACAACTTTTCAGCAGATGAATTAGGTAAAATAAAGATTTTCTATTTTCAAAGTGGATTAAACTACGAAAAAATGGGATTTGGTGATAAAAGCATAATGAAAATTTATAGCACAGTGTTAAAATTTAAAAATAACAAGTCAGATATAGAAGAAGGAGCGAGTAAAGCTATTTTAGAATCATATGATTATTCTAGCAAAGAATATATTAAGCCTATGGTTGAATACTTAAATGAACTTATTAATAATATTATAACTGAAAAGGTTTAG
- a CDS encoding transposase, with protein MPRQARKRSGTGIYHIMLRGIDKRNIFLDDEDRNIFIEKIKKAKEKANFEIYAYCLMDNHIHLLIMESEDIGTSIKRITVGYVTWHNNKYGRTGHLFQNRYNSEVVESESYLLTVLRYIHQNPVKARMVDKAEQYIWSSYKEYELVYQQKETFINDRVVKNYFKKICDFKVYINEKNNDQCMDYHDKIKYTDNQLKGKLDQEGIIEKIKEEVDIDVRNEIIKEIYEELGVSIRQLGRVLGLGKAIVEKALR; from the coding sequence ATGCCAAGGCAAGCAAGAAAACGAAGTGGGACAGGAATTTATCATATCATGCTAAGAGGTATCGATAAAAGAAATATATTTCTTGATGATGAGGACAGAAATATATTCATAGAGAAAATAAAAAAGGCAAAAGAAAAAGCAAACTTCGAAATTTATGCTTATTGCCTAATGGACAATCATATTCATTTACTGATAATGGAAAGTGAAGATATTGGAACTAGTATTAAAAGAATAACCGTTGGGTATGTGACATGGCATAATAATAAATATGGAAGAACAGGGCACTTATTTCAAAATAGATATAACAGCGAAGTAGTTGAATCGGAGTCCTATTTACTTACAGTTTTAAGATACATTCATCAAAATCCTGTAAAGGCAAGAATGGTAGATAAAGCGGAGCAGTATATATGGAGTAGCTATAAAGAATATGAATTGGTTTACCAACAAAAAGAAACATTCATAAATGATAGAGTAGTTAAGAACTACTTTAAAAAGATATGTGATTTTAAAGTCTATATAAACGAAAAAAATAATGATCAGTGTATGGATTATCATGATAAAATAAAATACACAGATAATCAACTAAAAGGTAAATTAGATCAAGAAGGTATAATAGAGAAAATAAAAGAAGAAGTTGATATAGATGTAAGAAACGAAATTATAAAAGAAATATATGAGGAACTTGGGGTTAGTATACGTCAATTGGGGAGAGTTTTAGGACTTGGTAAGGCAATTGTAGAGAAAGCTTTGAGGTGA
- a CDS encoding radical SAM protein, translating into MKISKKDALMWFEFFSILSEDEEIMVKQQEIIYSTFAQIEAAIDHRNDTLMSEIKSLKTLENRTIYVGNESKFPKGCSSCLLGSGLSAIRKTNKCNIECKFCYNYGGLDDIPPVGEGMWEIGGTKFYEKDIDLLLSIYQKPTGISYVYLEPFMEIEKYYSVIKKFSDAGIHQHLYTNGTLATEETLKALGEAGLNEIRFNLGAANCSDKVIKNIAIAKKYIKNVGIETPMTPEFFQAFFKKKEKILATKLDFINCAELHLNENNIDNYRGENMYISRHGYISPTWSRELTLKFMKIADEENWDIAVHDCSNHTKFARSLNLSSKEGKWFGASNYACEFSKIPYQVFLPILRDENFKFLSEEELPDGYKAGEMIF; encoded by the coding sequence ATGAAAATTTCAAAGAAAGATGCATTGATGTGGTTTGAATTTTTTTCGATTTTATCAGAGGATGAGGAAATTATGGTAAAGCAACAAGAAATCATTTACTCTACCTTTGCACAAATTGAGGCAGCCATAGATCATAGAAATGACACATTAATGTCGGAAATTAAAAGTTTAAAAACATTGGAGAATAGAACTATTTATGTGGGGAATGAAAGCAAATTCCCTAAAGGATGTTCTTCTTGTCTTTTGGGAAGCGGCTTGAGTGCAATTAGGAAAACCAACAAATGTAACATAGAGTGTAAGTTCTGTTATAATTATGGAGGACTAGATGATATTCCTCCAGTTGGCGAAGGTATGTGGGAAATAGGAGGAACAAAATTTTATGAGAAAGATATTGATTTACTTCTTTCGATCTACCAGAAACCCACTGGCATTTCCTATGTTTATTTAGAGCCATTCATGGAAATTGAGAAATATTATTCGGTAATAAAGAAATTTAGTGATGCAGGGATTCATCAACATCTATATACAAATGGCACACTAGCAACGGAAGAGACTTTGAAAGCATTAGGTGAAGCCGGCCTTAATGAGATACGATTCAATCTGGGTGCGGCTAATTGTTCTGACAAAGTCATTAAAAATATCGCCATAGCTAAAAAATATATAAAAAATGTAGGTATTGAAACGCCAATGACACCTGAATTTTTCCAGGCTTTTTTTAAGAAAAAAGAAAAAATTTTAGCTACAAAACTGGATTTTATCAATTGTGCAGAATTACATTTAAATGAGAATAACATAGATAATTATCGTGGGGAAAACATGTATATTTCCAGACATGGCTATATATCTCCAACTTGGAGTAGGGAATTAACCCTGAAATTCATGAAAATAGCTGATGAGGAAAATTGGGATATAGCAGTTCATGATTGCTCAAACCATACAAAATTTGCGAGAAGTTTGAATTTGAGCAGTAAAGAGGGTAAATGGTTCGGAGCCAGTAATTATGCCTGTGAGTTTTCCAAGATACCATACCAAGTATTTTTGCCAATACTTCGTGATGAGAATTTTAAATTTTTAAGTGAAGAAGAATTGCCTGACGGCTATAAAGCAGGGGAAATGATTTTTTAG
- a CDS encoding ABC transporter ATP-binding protein → MIQCKNLTFGYKKQPVYDNFNWNLTSGSICGLLGPNGAGKTTLFKILTGLMFQRGGEVSVLGHNPNKREENFYKKLTYVAEELPCPNMSPREYASICGPLYPNFSIERFEELCQSFEVNENKDFSNYSAGDLRKAWLSITLSCRTELILLDEPSKGLDINAQTVLRKVLAETAADGSTIILSTHHVREVEGLLDYITIIDRGGHLRLNAGIENLYKEYSLIHSLTKEQIPTESLAYQRRATGWTALLKEPSNSPQDIPLELLFTGLCGKKKEVSNE, encoded by the coding sequence ATGATTCAATGTAAAAATTTAACTTTCGGGTACAAAAAACAGCCGGTATATGATAACTTTAACTGGAATTTAACATCAGGAAGCATCTGTGGCCTTCTTGGTCCAAATGGTGCAGGTAAAACAACATTGTTTAAAATTTTAACAGGATTGATGTTTCAGAGGGGGGGAGAAGTTTCTGTACTAGGTCATAATCCTAATAAGCGGGAAGAAAATTTTTATAAAAAATTGACGTATGTTGCGGAGGAACTTCCTTGCCCAAATATGAGCCCAAGGGAGTATGCAAGTATATGTGGACCACTATATCCAAATTTTTCTATAGAACGATTTGAGGAGCTTTGCCAAAGCTTTGAAGTTAATGAGAATAAGGATTTTTCAAATTATAGTGCCGGGGACCTTAGAAAGGCATGGCTATCGATTACTCTTTCCTGTAGAACAGAACTTATTCTTCTAGATGAGCCGTCTAAGGGTCTTGATATAAATGCGCAGACTGTTTTACGAAAGGTTCTTGCTGAAACTGCTGCCGATGGGTCCACTATTATACTCTCCACCCATCATGTGCGAGAGGTAGAAGGTCTTTTAGATTATATAACTATAATTGACAGAGGGGGACATTTACGTCTTAATGCGGGGATAGAGAACCTATATAAGGAATATAGCTTAATACACAGCTTAACGAAAGAGCAGATTCCTACTGAATCCCTGGCATACCAAAGAAGGGCTACGGGATGGACGGCCCTGTTAAAAGAACCTTCAAATTCGCCACAGGATATTCCTTTAGAACTTTTGTTTACTGGTCTTTGTGGAAAGAAAAAGGAGGTTTCAAATGAATAG